CTAGGTTAATCATAGGTTATACTCACTTTCTAAATATTGCTGAATTCTCAATCCAATCCACCGCATTACAGGAACAGCCATTGGAAAAGGCTCAATTTCAGCAAACCACAAAGGCTGTGCGAAATCATGCCAAGCACAGGTTACTGCCTCAATTCCTGAACAGATTGAGCCATAAGTGAATTTCATTTGCTCTCTCTTTATGAATAAATAAAAAAAGCCACGATTGTGGCTATGTGATTTGTAATATTTTAATCCTTATCCGTAGAAATACATTCCCTGTATCCAAAGGGATTAAGACTTATCAATTAATACACATTTCAACAAATAAATCATATATAGAAATACCTTTCTTACTTCGGCATCATTGTTATTACTTTGTTGTTCCTCACATATAGCGATCAAATTTTTAACCTCCGCTATATCGATCTTAAAATCCCAATCCATATCAAGCCCCATATAAGGAGCATTAAAATAATTGACTAAAACAAAATAAATGCCCTTACGGTATCTATCCGCACCCGTTATTTTCCCATCTAAGAAATTAGACAGGCTCTTATAAGAAATTAAATCCTTAGAAGAAGATAATAATTCTCCGATAAAAACTTCTATTTTTTCTCATCCTCTATGCTTGAATTGTGAAAAAATAGTTTTATTACTTCCACATAATTTAGTAGTGTATTAAACTCCCCTTTCATATCCTCAGCTATATAAAAATCATTATTTATAACATCATGCAAGGCTTTCATATAATTAGCCTCATACTTTACTAAGTCAGCTAATTCTACTGAACTTAGATCATTTTCATTAAAAATTACAGTAGCTAACATTATTATATCTCCTCAAATATGTTTAATTTTCTTTCAACACCCTCAACGCCTTAATAAACTCAGGAATATAAGTATCAAAAGCGTTCATTAATTTTTCATCACGTTTAACGGTGTATAAATAAAGCGGTTGTGGTTGATATTCTGGGCAGTAGCTTACAAAATCCCAAGTTTCATAACCAGTTACCCATAATGCGGATTGCACTTGAATGATGTATTCATTAGGGACACCGCCCTCAAGCAAATAAACAATGTGGGTTTTCATTTTAGGGCATTTAATTTCAAGCCCTTTTTTTAACTCAGGCATTAAACCATCAGGGCTTATCATTAATTCCCTTGCCTGGTTTAAATACACACCGCCTACTTGAACAACGGTATTGCCGGTTAGAAATTCGTAAGCACTTCTAGCTAAAGGCTCAAGCTGATTACCTCGCTCCATAGCGGGCGTTTTTATCGTGTCGGCAGTATGTTCTATGCTTTCTGCTACAAGTTCCGCAAGATAGCCTGTCCAACCTGATGATTTATTACCACTCGCTGTCACAATATGCTTTATGCCTGTAGCAGTGGGTATGCCTAACCTTGCGGCAAGCCATTCCTCAGTTCCTTGTTCGCAATCTAAAGTAATTAATCCGTCAATCATAATGGCACGTCCTCACCGTCAATACCGTCATCACGAATTTGCTGTTGATTAAGTTTATCTTTGAGTTTTTTCAACACTTTCTCCGTCATCGCCTTTGGAATACTTTCAATATTTTTCACGCCACAAGCCGCCAGCAAGCCGTCCATATTTGATGAAGTTACCTCAACTAATTGCTTAATTTCCTCGATTTGTTCGGCGGAAATAAGCTCAATCGCTTGTCCTTCAAGGATATTTGCTTTAGGGGTAACATTGATCGGCTCTTTGTTATTTTCTGCAATGCGATCAGCTTCATCTTGATCATAAATCCCTGTAAACCCAAAGGCTAATCTTGCACATTGAATCATCGCTTTATGACGTAACATTCGTTTAGGGTGGGTTTGCCAAGGTCCCATATTACGATAGCACTCGCTCATATATTCCGTAACTGAAATGGGTTTGGAACGGTCTTTACGGTAAATGCGACAAGTGCATTTTTCATCATCAAGATCAAATTCAATGCCGTCAAACTGCGGATTTTCGTTTAGAATTCTTGCCCAACCATCCACCCCAACAATCGGGACAATGCCGTTATTTTTATCAGGGAAAGCGTAAATTTCTTTTGTCCAAGGATTAAGCCCATATTGATTAGCCACGATTAAGAGTGCTGTCATTTGGCTATCATTCACATTGCCTTTAAATGCGGTATTTTTTAGGGTTAGCATTAAATCTGAACCATCAGCAATTTCAAACCGATTGGCAAGTTTTTGAGTTAGGGATTGAAGTGTTGTTGACATAATATTTCCTCTGCTAAGTTAAATTTAGGGTATAAAAAACCGCACTTGCCTAAAATCAAGTGTAAGTGCGGTTGGTTTTTGGAAAGTTTTTCAGAATGAATTTAAGGTTTGACGTGAAGTGATAATGCTATATTTTTTATCAATTCAACTTCGTCAATCTTATCCCCTGATAATTTAATGCTTTAACAGGGGCAAAATAAGCTCTGGCTTGTTCTACTGTACCTGTAAATGGAATTTGTAGCATAAAATTAAAAACGGGCTGATGATGTTCTGAGCTTTGATTCTCTGATTGTACTGCTGTTTGGTTTGCCTGCGGTTCTGGAGTAACGGCGTGAGCTTGTGCGTTAGTGTTAGCTTGTGCGTTAGTTTTCGCCTCAATCTCTGCTTTGAGTTGTGCCTCACGCTCCGCTTTTTCTCTTGCCTCTTGTTCGGCTTTCGTTTTGATTTCAAGCTCTCGTTGTTTTTCAGCTTCAACACGCTCAGCAATGATTTGTTCAATATCATCTTGACCAGCAATTAATTTGACTTCATCACTATAGTAAAATCTAATTAAATACGCTACAATATTCACATGGCATACTCAAAAGACTACCGACAAATGATATTAGCCAAACTCAAAGGAGGCGCAAGCTTTCGAGAATTGGCAC
Above is a window of Volucribacter amazonae DNA encoding:
- a CDS encoding YqaJ viral recombinase family protein, whose protein sequence is MIDGLITLDCEQGTEEWLAARLGIPTATGIKHIVTASGNKSSGWTGYLAELVAESIEHTADTIKTPAMERGNQLEPLARSAYEFLTGNTVVQVGGVYLNQARELMISPDGLMPELKKGLEIKCPKMKTHIVYLLEGGVPNEYIIQVQSALWVTGYETWDFVSYCPEYQPQPLYLYTVKRDEKLMNAFDTYIPEFIKALRVLKEN
- the bet gene encoding phage recombination protein Bet — its product is MSTTLQSLTQKLANRFEIADGSDLMLTLKNTAFKGNVNDSQMTALLIVANQYGLNPWTKEIYAFPDKNNGIVPIVGVDGWARILNENPQFDGIEFDLDDEKCTCRIYRKDRSKPISVTEYMSECYRNMGPWQTHPKRMLRHKAMIQCARLAFGFTGIYDQDEADRIAENNKEPINVTPKANILEGQAIELISAEQIEEIKQLVEVTSSNMDGLLAACGVKNIESIPKAMTEKVLKKLKDKLNQQQIRDDGIDGEDVPL